The Kroppenstedtia pulmonis genome has a segment encoding these proteins:
- a CDS encoding transglycosylase domain-containing protein translates to MGDGIQPEAFSGKETVPGQWWKRSKGLFRWSFRGIVLVTALLFVTVLYLKSKPLPTPPIGVTTQIYDIRGKIIDHLDRGEHREPVQMSQLPPWVRQASLAAEDQGFYTHWGFSPKGILRAAWVNLKEKRLTQGASTITQQLARNLYLTHDRTWSRKIKEAALTVQLELHFSKDEIMEMYLNKIYYGHGAYGVERAAHTYFRKKAKDLSLAEAAMLAGIPRGPKWYSPLIYPKRAIKRQQAILDQMAKLKLISRQQALQAKEETLAFASPPKPTPARAPYFRDYVIQSAIHQFGLDEATVRSGGLRIYTTLDLKLQEKGEEILKQQLQNRGELQGALVSIQPKTGHIKAMVGGKDYVQSPFNRVFGKRQPGSTFKPILYLAALQNGMTPTTQFASKPTSFPYAGGIYRPTNFRNRYAHRLITMGEAIATSDNIYAVHTQQAIGEEQTVELAHHMGINSPLQKVPALALGSSAVSPYEMAQVYATLAAGGVHRLPTGILRIEDAAGNLLAQSKQRATQVASPAESFVLTHMLKGVFAPGGTASRVRQIVHRPLAGKTGSTHWDSWLSGFSPDLATTVWVGYDQGKELPEGASRQTHNIWGLFMQKALTGKPIRDFHPPEGVVRRKVDPASGLLATSECPRSVQTYFVQGTEPTRSCPTHTPVPDQPAPSPSLWERIKKWWTGS, encoded by the coding sequence ATGGGAGACGGAATACAACCGGAGGCATTTTCCGGGAAAGAGACGGTTCCCGGTCAGTGGTGGAAGCGAAGTAAAGGCCTGTTTCGGTGGAGTTTCCGGGGGATCGTGCTGGTGACAGCCCTGTTGTTTGTCACGGTGTTGTATCTGAAATCAAAACCTTTACCTACACCTCCCATTGGGGTCACTACCCAAATTTACGACATCCGGGGAAAAATAATTGATCACTTGGATCGAGGGGAGCACCGAGAACCGGTTCAGATGTCTCAACTTCCCCCATGGGTGCGTCAAGCGTCACTGGCAGCAGAGGATCAAGGGTTTTACACCCACTGGGGGTTTTCTCCTAAAGGAATTCTACGGGCAGCCTGGGTTAATTTGAAAGAGAAAAGGCTGACCCAAGGGGCCAGTACCATCACCCAACAATTGGCCCGTAATCTGTATCTGACTCATGATCGCACGTGGTCACGAAAAATAAAAGAAGCCGCTCTGACGGTTCAACTGGAGCTTCATTTTTCCAAAGATGAAATCATGGAAATGTACCTTAACAAGATTTATTACGGTCACGGTGCATACGGAGTGGAGCGGGCGGCCCATACCTATTTCCGAAAGAAAGCCAAGGATCTCTCCTTGGCAGAAGCGGCGATGCTGGCGGGAATTCCCCGGGGGCCTAAATGGTATTCTCCTTTGATTTATCCAAAGCGAGCGATTAAACGACAACAGGCAATTCTGGATCAAATGGCCAAGTTGAAGCTGATTTCCAGACAGCAAGCCCTTCAAGCGAAAGAGGAAACCCTTGCCTTTGCTTCCCCCCCTAAACCCACGCCGGCACGGGCACCTTATTTTCGGGATTATGTGATTCAGTCTGCCATCCATCAATTTGGTCTGGATGAAGCCACAGTTCGCAGTGGTGGATTGCGGATCTACACCACATTGGATTTGAAGTTGCAGGAAAAGGGAGAAGAGATTTTAAAGCAACAACTGCAAAACCGGGGAGAATTACAGGGGGCCTTGGTCAGTATCCAACCCAAAACCGGACACATCAAAGCCATGGTAGGGGGGAAAGATTATGTCCAATCCCCCTTTAACCGGGTTTTTGGCAAAAGACAACCGGGTTCCACCTTTAAACCGATCCTGTATTTAGCCGCCTTGCAAAACGGGATGACACCCACTACTCAGTTTGCCAGTAAGCCCACTTCCTTTCCCTATGCAGGGGGGATTTATCGTCCCACCAACTTCCGGAACCGGTATGCCCATCGCCTGATCACCATGGGTGAAGCGATTGCCACTTCGGATAACATCTACGCCGTTCATACCCAGCAGGCCATCGGGGAGGAACAGACAGTGGAGCTGGCCCATCACATGGGCATCAACAGTCCCCTACAGAAGGTTCCGGCCCTGGCTTTAGGCAGCAGTGCCGTCTCTCCCTATGAAATGGCCCAGGTATATGCCACATTGGCCGCCGGTGGTGTTCACCGTCTTCCCACCGGGATCCTGCGAATCGAAGATGCAGCCGGCAATCTGTTGGCCCAATCCAAACAGAGGGCAACACAGGTGGCTTCCCCGGCGGAGTCCTTTGTACTCACCCATATGTTAAAAGGGGTATTTGCCCCTGGGGGAACGGCTTCCAGAGTTCGTCAAATTGTTCACCGGCCCCTGGCGGGGAAAACAGGAAGTACCCACTGGGATTCCTGGCTCTCTGGATTTAGTCCCGACCTGGCCACCACGGTGTGGGTTGGCTATGATCAAGGAAAGGAACTGCCGGAGGGAGCATCGAGGCAAACCCATAACATATGGGGATTGTTTATGCAAAAAGCCTTGACCGGAAAACCCATCCGGGACTTTCATCCCCCTGAGGGAGTTGTCCGTCGGAAGGTGGACCCGGCTTCGGGTTTGTTGGCAACAAGTGAGTGTCCCCGCAGTGTACAAACTTATTTTGTCCAAGGAACGGAACCCACCCGCTCCTGTCCAACTCATACTCCTGTTCCCGATCAGCCTGCCCCCTCCCCCTCTCTTTGGGAGCGGATCAAAAAATGGTGGACCGGTTCATAA